Part of the Vicinamibacteria bacterium genome, CCGGCAGAGATGACGACCGTCCCCAGGATTCCCGTCTCCCCACATTCGCCGAGCACGTCGGCAACCGCGCGCGCCGGCGTGCAAATCACGGCGAGATCCGGGCGCTCGGGAAGCTCTCGTACCGACGGATAGGCTCGGACACCGCCAACTTGCGCCCTGGCGGGGTTCACCGGATAGACGGCACCTCCGAAATGTGCGCCGAGATTTCGAAAGACCGCGTGGCCGACGCTCGACGGATCATCGCTCGCGCCGACCACCGCCACCCGCTCGGGGCGAAGAATCTTGTCGAGGTTGAAAACGCTCACGAAGAGGAAGACACGGTGAGCACCCCGGTCCCGTTCAGTCGATCGTGCTCGAGATCCTGGAGCGCTCGATTCGCCTCGTCCAGAGGATAGACCACCGTGTGAGGCCGTATGGGAATCTTGGCCGCCTCATCGAGGAGCTCGTGTCCGTCACGCCTCGTGTTGGCGGTCACCGAGTGGATATTCCTCTCGTGGAAGAGATGCCCTTCGTAGCTGAGAGAGGGTACGTCGCTCAGATAGATGCCTGCGATAGCCAGCGTCCCTCCCGGCCGGACCTTCTCCAGAAGGGAGGGTACCAGCTCACCGGCCGGAGCGAAGAGGATGGCGCTGTCGACGGGTTCGGGGAAATCCTCTGGCCGCTCGCCCGTCCATTCGGCTCCCAGCTGGGATGCGAGATCACGGTGCCCCTCGCCCCGGGTCGCCACCAGGACCCGGCATCCCCAGTGCCGCGCGATCTGGATCACGACGTGAGCCGAGGATCCAAATCCGCAGATCCCCAACGTCTGGCCGGGTTTCAGCTGGCTGCGTCGGAGCGAACGGTAGCCGATGATTCCCGAGCACAACAGAGGAGCGGCCTCGTGGTCGCTGAAGACACGCGGGATCTCGTACACATAAGCTTCCGGCGCCGTCACGTACTCGCCGTAGCCTCCGTCGACGTGGTAGCCGGTGAATGTCGGCGAGACGCAGAGATTCTCGCGACCGCTCGTGCAGTAGTCGCATGATTCGCAGCACCGGTGAAGCCATGCGACACCCACTCGCTGGCCCATCCCGAGGGAGGACCCGGGGCCGCGCTTGTCCACGGTTCCCACGACCTGGTGGCCGGGAACCAGAGGCAGCTTGCGCGGGGGAAGGTCGCCTTCGATGACATGCAGGTCCGTTCGGCAAATGGCGCAACAAGAAACCTTGATTCGGATCTCGCCCTCACCTGGCTCCGGCATGGGCAGCTCCAAGAGCGTCAGCGGCGAGTCGGCCATCGGCCGCTGCTCGCCGAGCACCATGGCCTTCATCCCGTCGAATCCCTCACTCCACCACGAACGAGCCCATCATTCCGGCGTGGAGATGCTCGGCGATGTGGCAATGCATCATCCACTTCCCCGGGTTGGACAGGTCCACCAGGATGTCCATCGTGGTCCCCACGGGAACGATGGCCGTGTCTTTCCAGACGAGGTTCTCGTTCTCGACTCCGTCGAGCGAAAGAACCAGAAACCGCTGTCCGTGAACGTGGAAAGGGTGGTTCATGGGGTGGATGGTCTCGGGGTCGTTGAAGAGGCGGATCTTCGCCACATCCCCTTTGGCAAAAGACCAGTCGATATCCATGTTCTCTTTCCCGGTGTCGGGGTCACGTAGCTTCCAATGAACCTGCTCGGCGCTGGAAAGCCAGTTCATCATCGGCATCGCGTCGTTCCATTCGATGGGTGGAGAGTAGAGCCCCGCCTCGAACTGCATCGCTTGCACGATCTGGAGCGGCAGGTTCTCGATGTCGAGCGTCAACACGAGACGGTGATCGACCGGCTTGTCGAAATAGCGACGATAGCCGTCGATGTCCTTCTTCACGTCCTCGTTGTCACGAAGCGTTCGAAACTCGTTTGCATAGCTTTCCGATGCTTTCGTGTCGGAAACATGGATCGTTCCCAGCGGTTTGATGCTGGGGCGGAACTCTCCCATCCACTCGTCGATCGCCTGGATCGAGTTCGTCATCACGTGCTCGCCCGGGCTCTCGAAGAGCACCTCCACCACGTAACGCTCCGCCGGTGCGATGACCACACTCTCGACGAAAGTCTCGCGCTGGTACTTGCTGACGTCGGACGCGACGATCTTGATCGGCGCACCGTCGAACACGACGTTGAACGTACGGGTGTTCGCCACGTTCGTCAGATAGAATCGGACGACCTCGCCCGTCGCCACCGAGAGCTCGTAGCTCGTGGCACCGTTCACGAGAAGTACCGTGCCGAACCGCCCCATGAGCGCGTGGGTAGGCGCTCGATCCCCCCAGGGCAGCGGGCCGAGATCGTCCATGAGCAGGTCGTCGAGGATCAGGACTTCCTCGCGATTCACCGGGCTGTAGTAGTCGGGCTCCGGGGGCGCGACGAGCAGGTTTCCGTAAAGACCGAGATCCTGCTGGATGTCCTCCCGCACGTGGGGGTGGTACCAATAGATCCCGGAGTCGGGGAAGTGAACTTCGTACGTAAAGGTCTCCCCCGACAGAATCGGCGCCTGCGTCAGGTCGGGAACGCCATCGAATCGGTTGTCGAGCCGCACGCCGTGCCAGTGCACCGTCGTGGGCATCTCGATGGCGTTGGTCAGCTCGACCCGGATCGTCGCCCCGCGGTCGGCCTTGATGAGGGGCCCGGGATACTGGCCGTTGTAGCCGTACATCAAGAAGGTCTTGCCGTTCAGCGTCCGGCGCACGATGCCTGCGGTCATCGAGAGGGTCTCGCCGTCGGCCATCTCGACGATGCGACCGGGCTCGGCCTCGGGAAAGGCCGCCAGGTCCGGGGCGTCTCCACCAGGAAGAAACGGCCCTACGATGGGAAGAGCGGTCTCCAATCCCGGCAGGGGCGGCATGGGAAAGTCATGAGGCGGCATGCGCCACGATTTGGGGTCGGCATCCGCCGCCCCGTGGCCGTGGTGCCCCTCGTGCTGGAGAGCGAGCGTCGCTACGACGAGCCCAAGAAGAGGCGGGAGCACTCAGTCGAACCCGTACTTCGAGCAGGGCTCCTTCTCGAAGGGGCCGTGGCCCGCGAGCGTATGCATCAACCCGCTCCGGGACATTCCTCGCAGAACTACGGGGCCCCGCCAGGAGTCCGACGGCTCGTCGGATGGCTCGAGCGTCACCACGAGAAGGAACTTGTTCCATTCGACTCGCGCGCCGACACGGAGGTCGTCGTCCAGAACGCCGAGCCACGTCCTCTCTGAGAGATCCGATTTCGCCACCCAGGCCGTGAGAAAGCCGGCGGGAGGTGCCTTTATGCGTTCGAGCGAGAGGTCGATGTCGTACGCATACCTTCCATCCCGCAGCACCGCCACTCCGTAGGGGGACTCGGAGAAGCTCACCTTGCCCAACCCACGGGCTTGTCCCATGCCGGCGACGCGCCTCGTGGGGACCATCTCGATGCCGTAGTACGCTCCGACGACGTCGGGAATCGCAGCCGAGGAGCAAGCAACCCCACGGAACCCGAAGCCCGCACTCCAGGCCGGACGCTCCCCTTCCGAGAACGATAGAAGAGCGAGAAGGGCGGCGACAAGGGTCATGGGGTGCCGTTCCCAACACTTACGGCGGCGGGACCACGTTCCCAGTCCTGGACGCTCGAGATGTTCGGCATGCCCCAGTCGGCGCCGTTCCAGCCCTGGAAACCCTCCATGCGAAACGCCCAGAATCCCGTGGTCATGTCGCTCACCACGATGAGCCCGTCCGCGTTGCGTATGTCCACTCCGAACGCTCCGTTGAACATCGGATAGCGATCCTCGTTGGGGGGTCCGAGGTACGTGTCGTAGTACGCGACCGTCGTGGGATCTTTGGGATTCATGAGCGTGAAGATCTGGAGACCGTCGAGGTAGCCGGAGACGAAGACATAAGGCCAGCGAACTTCGTGGTTGTGGACGAGATGTCGCCAGTCCGCGGTCCAGGCGGCGATGGGCTCGGATATGTTCTCCACCTCACCGTCGAGGGCGGGCTTCAGATCGAAGATGCGAAGCGGCGCATACTGATATTCCGTCTCTGCGATCACGTATCTCCCGTCGGGGGTGGGGGTGAACGTGTGGCCCGAGCGCACTCCACGGATTCCCGTCAGTGTGGCCCGGATGGTGGGCTGTTCGAGGTCGGTGACGTCGTAAACATAGTAGCCCCCGGTGCCGCCTCCGTAGAATCGATCTTCGGCACTGTCGGGATGGTAGCCGACGTAGAAATCATGATACCCGCGGCGCTCGCTGTCGGCTTCGGGAACCGGGACTTTGGCAACGAGAGCGTTCTCGAGATCTCCCTCGACGACACGACCCAGGTCGTAAACGTGCGCGAACGGCCCGGACACCGTGGCGAACAGAAGGACCGCGCCATTGGTGTGTCGGTATATGAAGATGTTGTGGAACCCTCCGGGCAACTCGGGCTCTCGGATCCGGGCGACTTCCTTGACCTTGGATGGGTCCGGAAGGTCGGTCACGTCGAGTACCACGGCACCCAGGTCGGGGTTCGGGCCCCCCTGCCTGAACTGGAGAGACTGAACCACGTAGTAGCGCCCCTTCCACTTGAAGTGCTTGACGTCCATGCCTCCGGTGCCCAGGTGAAGGTCCTGATCCTCGATCCGCCACGAATAGATGCGCTTGGCATTCTCCGGATCGTGAAGATCGATGATGTCGACACCTTTGTCGCCCTCGGTTCCGTAAACCATCCGCCCCACATACGCATAGGGTCGGTTCATCTCCTGCTCGAGGTCGATGTCGGAAACGCTCAGTCTTGGACCGAGCGGTACGTGCGACAGAACACGGAGGTTGTCACTTCCCGGCTTTTCCGCGGTCCACTGAGCGAACGAGGCACTGGCGACGAGCACGAATGCCAGGGTGGGCAACAAACGACGCTTCATAATAGAGGGTACCTCACTTCCCGGACCGTCATTCTACCCGATTGAGATCGGGACTCATAACCCCGAACGCGGGTTTGTCATATCATTCCCCGCCATGGAGGTCGGCATGGTCCATGGCACGCTGCTGCTTCTGGCAATGTTCGTCCAGAACATCGCTCTTCGGACGGATCTCGCGATCGACGGCAGAGGAAACATCCATCGAGACGCGCTGCTCGTGGTGCAGGCGGACAGGATCGAGGCTTTCGGTCCGGCCGAGATTCCTGCCGGCTCCGAGACCATCGATCTCAGGGGGTATACGGTGCTTCCCGGGCTCATCGACGCTCACGTTCACATCACGACCCATTTCGGCGACGACGAGGCGAGGCCGTCGCTCAGCTCATTGTGGGGTGCCTTCAGCGCCCGCAAGCTCCTGGAAAGCGGGTTCACGACCGTACGCAGCCTCGGAAGCCCTCGGTACGAGGACGTCGATCTGCGCGAGGCCATCGAAGAAGGGCTCTTGCCCGGGCCGCGGCTTCAGGTATCGGGAAAGTGGCTTTCGGACGACGACGCCCCGGGAACGGAGGGAGATCGCTTGCAGGATGGCGCCGCTCCCGCCGACGAAGATGCGATGCGAGCCGAAGCTCGACATCGCATCGAAGCCGGCATCGACTGGCTCAAGGTCTTCGCGACCCGGAGCAGCCGTGCGGGTGGAACGCCGACGCATTCGCAGGACCAGCTTCGGTGGGCCATGGACGAGGCGAAGAAGGCTGGCATTCCCGTCTCGGTACACGCTCACGCGGCCGAAGGGGCACGTCGCGCGATTCTTGCGGGCGCGACGACGCTCGAGCATGGCGCTCTTCTCGACGACGCCGTACTGG contains:
- a CDS encoding multicopper oxidase family protein; this translates as MLPPLLGLVVATLALQHEGHHGHGAADADPKSWRMPPHDFPMPPLPGLETALPIVGPFLPGGDAPDLAAFPEAEPGRIVEMADGETLSMTAGIVRRTLNGKTFLMYGYNGQYPGPLIKADRGATIRVELTNAIEMPTTVHWHGVRLDNRFDGVPDLTQAPILSGETFTYEVHFPDSGIYWYHPHVREDIQQDLGLYGNLLVAPPEPDYYSPVNREEVLILDDLLMDDLGPLPWGDRAPTHALMGRFGTVLLVNGATSYELSVATGEVVRFYLTNVANTRTFNVVFDGAPIKIVASDVSKYQRETFVESVVIAPAERYVVEVLFESPGEHVMTNSIQAIDEWMGEFRPSIKPLGTIHVSDTKASESYANEFRTLRDNEDVKKDIDGYRRYFDKPVDHRLVLTLDIENLPLQIVQAMQFEAGLYSPPIEWNDAMPMMNWLSSAEQVHWKLRDPDTGKENMDIDWSFAKGDVAKIRLFNDPETIHPMNHPFHVHGQRFLVLSLDGVENENLVWKDTAIVPVGTTMDILVDLSNPGKWMMHCHIAEHLHAGMMGSFVVE
- a CDS encoding zinc-dependent alcohol dehydrogenase family protein: MKAMVLGEQRPMADSPLTLLELPMPEPGEGEIRIKVSCCAICRTDLHVIEGDLPPRKLPLVPGHQVVGTVDKRGPGSSLGMGQRVGVAWLHRCCESCDYCTSGRENLCVSPTFTGYHVDGGYGEYVTAPEAYVYEIPRVFSDHEAAPLLCSGIIGYRSLRRSQLKPGQTLGICGFGSSAHVVIQIARHWGCRVLVATRGEGHRDLASQLGAEWTGERPEDFPEPVDSAILFAPAGELVPSLLEKVRPGGTLAIAGIYLSDVPSLSYEGHLFHERNIHSVTANTRRDGHELLDEAAKIPIRPHTVVYPLDEANRALQDLEHDRLNGTGVLTVSSSS